The proteins below are encoded in one region of Juglans microcarpa x Juglans regia isolate MS1-56 chromosome 4D, Jm3101_v1.0, whole genome shotgun sequence:
- the LOC121260338 gene encoding protein LONGIFOLIA 1 isoform X1, whose amino-acid sequence MTTGMVHDQKHIEKQMGCMAGFLQIFDRNQILTGKRLYSNKRLPPSSAVDFTPESNNSMVSPDMSGELEKQQQARVAPSPERPNQSQLPELRSPAPEIATPADTPTKSPLPFPILELKEGTRSSWKFSREAPRLSLDSRAVVDAKGSLKPREIRTNAAFLSSNRCEEGAEDGDKHRKSPSVIARLMGLEALADSDNEPAKKAELRRSASESRVSRDLFQHRFVEGSNSFNFQLRQIQQPNLQSGISSNVIEEHVTNERYGFAHRRVDSREYGVQNVRSGAARPVPNRGMGQRKSFFDSEDFFPEPKQGVSIYGEIEKRLKMRGIDEPSQDFETLKHILEALQLKGLLRSKKPLNQMNHRNFVYDHRSLESPIVVMKPAARSSANRPGRNGNDSPPSSFRSKAGVRRHVNETLPALSPRRDRPEMDRNARYQTRERNASSSPTRIQSENGLRSPSRRGALTVETRRKLGTPNTMDSVENRRVSPVRSPKASARRVGSDQAMTNRSPRMKKPTAEIYPKEEKVFTPAEEESSSTTVTSESSISTCSHTDTERGKAEDYREGRSLLERCDKLLHSIAEITATELQPSPVSVLDSSFYKDESSPSPILKRRSIEFQDQPIELEDDVWSLPTSWLELNSEDKPGNGDFVYVSEIVRASSCLPEDTDIFQLLEKQQYLKRKDTSKVSRLRRRLIFDTINEILDRNRQLPPWKSNSWANCSISLRQVWSEFRRIREIGDASEDLFEVICGVLRKDFMVDGSSGWVDRPIEMSESVLDVERLIFKDLIGETIRDLAAFSGNCDNVEAPRRRLVF is encoded by the exons ATGACGACGGGTATGGTGCACGACCAGAAACATATTGAGAAGCAAATGGGTTGCATGGCTGGGTTCCTTCAGATCTTCGACCGCAACCAGATTCTCACCGGCAAACGCCTCTACTCCAACAAGCGCCTCCCTCCCTCTTCg GCGGTGGATTTCACTCCGGAGTCGAATAACAGCATGGTCTCTCCGGATATGTCCGGTGAATTGGAGAAGCAGCAGCAAGCGAGAGTAGCACCATCTCCTGAGAGGCCCAACCAGTCTCAGCTTCCGGAGCTGCGATCTCCTGCGCCCGAGATTGCAACTCCAGCCGATACTCCAACCAAGTCGCCTCTTCCCTTCCCGATTCTCGAACTAAAAGAAGGCACGAGGTCCTCTTGGAAGTTCTCCAGAGAAGCTCCCAGACTTTCTTTGGACAGCCGAGCTGTTGTTGACGCGAAGGGAAGCTTAAAACCCAGAGAGATCCGCACAAACGCTGCCTTCTTGTCCTCCAATAGATGCGAAGAAGGGGCGGAGGACGGCGATAAGCATCGTAAATCGCCGAGCGTTATTGCGAGGCTCATGGGGCTCGAAGCGTTGGCGGACTCCGATAATGAACCGGCCAAGAAAGCAGAGCTCCGAAGATCTGCATCGGAATCCAGGGTTTCCAGAGATCTGTTTCAGCACCGATTCGTAGAGGGCAGCAACAGCTTCAATTTCCAGCTCAGGCAAATTCAGCAACCGAATTTGCAGAGCGGCATTTCGAGCAACGTGATCGAAGAACATGTAACCAATGAAAGGTACGGTTTTGCTCATAGACGGGTCGATTCGAGGGAATATGGCGTTCAGAATGTGAGAAGTGGAGCGGCCCGACCTGTTCCTAATAGAGGAATGGGGCAACGGAAAAGCTTCTTTGATTCGGAGGACTTCTTTCCGGAGCCAAAACAGGGCGTTTCGATCTACGGAGAGATTGAAAAGAGGTTAAAGATGCGAGGGATCGATGAACCATCTCAAGATTTTGAGACATTAAAGCACATCCTCGAAGCTCTGCAGCTCAAAGGTCTTTTGCGTTCGAAGAAACCTTTGAACCAAATGAACCACAGGAATTTCGTTTACGACCATCGAAGCCTCGAATCTCCGATTGTTGTGATGAAGCCCGCCGCGAGGTCATCGGCGAACCGACCGGGACGGAACGGGAACGACTCTCCTCCCTCTAGCTTCAGATCGAAAGCCGGAGTTCGGCGTCACGTTAACGAGACGTTGCCAGCCTTGAGCCCGAGACGCGACAGGCCGGAAATGGATCGAAATGCACGATATCAGACGAGGGAGCGAAATGCGAGTAGCTCACCGACTCGGATTCAGAGCGAAAACGGCTTGCGAAGCCCGAGCAGAAGAGGAGCTTTGACCGTGGAAACGCGGAGGAAATTAGGGACTCCGAATACGATGGATTCGGTGGAAAACAGAAGGGTATCTCCGGTTCGGTCCCCTAAGGCTAGCGCGAGGAGAGTTGGATCGGATCAAGCAATGACGAACCGATCACCGAGGATGAAGAAACCGACGGCCGAGATTTATCCAAAGGAGGAGAAGGTGTTTACTCCGGCAGAGGAGGAATCATCATCGACCACCGTAACGTCGGAGAGCAGTATCAGCACTTGCTCACACACCGATACAGAG AGGGGAAAGGCAGAGGATTACAGGGAGGGCAGGAGCTTATTAGAGAGATGCGATAAGCTGCTTCACAGTATAGCGGAGATCACTGCGACCGAGCTGCAACCGAGTCCCGTATCGGTGCTTGACTCGTCGTTTTACAAGGACGAGTCGTCGCCTTCCCCGATACTGAAACGGAGGAGCATTGAATTTCAAG ATCAACCCATTGAATTGGAGGATGATGTTTGGAGCCTTCCGACATCATGGTTGGAATTGAACTCGGAAGACAAACCGGGTAATGGTGATTTTGTGTACGTATCTGAGATCGTCCGAGCTTCGAGTTGTTTACCGGAGGACACCGATATCTTCCAGTTACTAGAGAAGCAGCAGTACCTCAAACGGAAGGACACATCCAAGGTTTCGAGACTCCGGAGAAGGCTTATTTTCGATACCATCAACGAAATCCTCGATCGTAACAGACAATTACCGCCTTGGAAGTCGAATTCCTGGGCGAACTGTTCCATTTCGTTGAGGCAAGTATGGTCCGAATTCCGGAGGATTCGGGAGATCGGGGATGCATCGGAGGACTTGTTCGAGGTGATTTGCGGCGTGCTGAGGAAGGATTTTATGGTGGATGGCAGCAGTGGATGGGTGGATCGCCCGATCGAGATGTCAGAATCCGTTTTGGACGTCGAACGGCTGATATTCAAGGATTTGATCGGCGAGACCATCCGGGATCTCGCTGCTTTTTCCGGGAATTGCGATAACGTGGAGGCGCCGCGAAGGAGGTTGGTGTTTTGA
- the LOC121260338 gene encoding protein LONGIFOLIA 1 isoform X2, protein MVHDQKHIEKQMGCMAGFLQIFDRNQILTGKRLYSNKRLPPSSAVDFTPESNNSMVSPDMSGELEKQQQARVAPSPERPNQSQLPELRSPAPEIATPADTPTKSPLPFPILELKEGTRSSWKFSREAPRLSLDSRAVVDAKGSLKPREIRTNAAFLSSNRCEEGAEDGDKHRKSPSVIARLMGLEALADSDNEPAKKAELRRSASESRVSRDLFQHRFVEGSNSFNFQLRQIQQPNLQSGISSNVIEEHVTNERYGFAHRRVDSREYGVQNVRSGAARPVPNRGMGQRKSFFDSEDFFPEPKQGVSIYGEIEKRLKMRGIDEPSQDFETLKHILEALQLKGLLRSKKPLNQMNHRNFVYDHRSLESPIVVMKPAARSSANRPGRNGNDSPPSSFRSKAGVRRHVNETLPALSPRRDRPEMDRNARYQTRERNASSSPTRIQSENGLRSPSRRGALTVETRRKLGTPNTMDSVENRRVSPVRSPKASARRVGSDQAMTNRSPRMKKPTAEIYPKEEKVFTPAEEESSSTTVTSESSISTCSHTDTERGKAEDYREGRSLLERCDKLLHSIAEITATELQPSPVSVLDSSFYKDESSPSPILKRRSIEFQDQPIELEDDVWSLPTSWLELNSEDKPGNGDFVYVSEIVRASSCLPEDTDIFQLLEKQQYLKRKDTSKVSRLRRRLIFDTINEILDRNRQLPPWKSNSWANCSISLRQVWSEFRRIREIGDASEDLFEVICGVLRKDFMVDGSSGWVDRPIEMSESVLDVERLIFKDLIGETIRDLAAFSGNCDNVEAPRRRLVF, encoded by the exons ATGGTGCACGACCAGAAACATATTGAGAAGCAAATGGGTTGCATGGCTGGGTTCCTTCAGATCTTCGACCGCAACCAGATTCTCACCGGCAAACGCCTCTACTCCAACAAGCGCCTCCCTCCCTCTTCg GCGGTGGATTTCACTCCGGAGTCGAATAACAGCATGGTCTCTCCGGATATGTCCGGTGAATTGGAGAAGCAGCAGCAAGCGAGAGTAGCACCATCTCCTGAGAGGCCCAACCAGTCTCAGCTTCCGGAGCTGCGATCTCCTGCGCCCGAGATTGCAACTCCAGCCGATACTCCAACCAAGTCGCCTCTTCCCTTCCCGATTCTCGAACTAAAAGAAGGCACGAGGTCCTCTTGGAAGTTCTCCAGAGAAGCTCCCAGACTTTCTTTGGACAGCCGAGCTGTTGTTGACGCGAAGGGAAGCTTAAAACCCAGAGAGATCCGCACAAACGCTGCCTTCTTGTCCTCCAATAGATGCGAAGAAGGGGCGGAGGACGGCGATAAGCATCGTAAATCGCCGAGCGTTATTGCGAGGCTCATGGGGCTCGAAGCGTTGGCGGACTCCGATAATGAACCGGCCAAGAAAGCAGAGCTCCGAAGATCTGCATCGGAATCCAGGGTTTCCAGAGATCTGTTTCAGCACCGATTCGTAGAGGGCAGCAACAGCTTCAATTTCCAGCTCAGGCAAATTCAGCAACCGAATTTGCAGAGCGGCATTTCGAGCAACGTGATCGAAGAACATGTAACCAATGAAAGGTACGGTTTTGCTCATAGACGGGTCGATTCGAGGGAATATGGCGTTCAGAATGTGAGAAGTGGAGCGGCCCGACCTGTTCCTAATAGAGGAATGGGGCAACGGAAAAGCTTCTTTGATTCGGAGGACTTCTTTCCGGAGCCAAAACAGGGCGTTTCGATCTACGGAGAGATTGAAAAGAGGTTAAAGATGCGAGGGATCGATGAACCATCTCAAGATTTTGAGACATTAAAGCACATCCTCGAAGCTCTGCAGCTCAAAGGTCTTTTGCGTTCGAAGAAACCTTTGAACCAAATGAACCACAGGAATTTCGTTTACGACCATCGAAGCCTCGAATCTCCGATTGTTGTGATGAAGCCCGCCGCGAGGTCATCGGCGAACCGACCGGGACGGAACGGGAACGACTCTCCTCCCTCTAGCTTCAGATCGAAAGCCGGAGTTCGGCGTCACGTTAACGAGACGTTGCCAGCCTTGAGCCCGAGACGCGACAGGCCGGAAATGGATCGAAATGCACGATATCAGACGAGGGAGCGAAATGCGAGTAGCTCACCGACTCGGATTCAGAGCGAAAACGGCTTGCGAAGCCCGAGCAGAAGAGGAGCTTTGACCGTGGAAACGCGGAGGAAATTAGGGACTCCGAATACGATGGATTCGGTGGAAAACAGAAGGGTATCTCCGGTTCGGTCCCCTAAGGCTAGCGCGAGGAGAGTTGGATCGGATCAAGCAATGACGAACCGATCACCGAGGATGAAGAAACCGACGGCCGAGATTTATCCAAAGGAGGAGAAGGTGTTTACTCCGGCAGAGGAGGAATCATCATCGACCACCGTAACGTCGGAGAGCAGTATCAGCACTTGCTCACACACCGATACAGAG AGGGGAAAGGCAGAGGATTACAGGGAGGGCAGGAGCTTATTAGAGAGATGCGATAAGCTGCTTCACAGTATAGCGGAGATCACTGCGACCGAGCTGCAACCGAGTCCCGTATCGGTGCTTGACTCGTCGTTTTACAAGGACGAGTCGTCGCCTTCCCCGATACTGAAACGGAGGAGCATTGAATTTCAAG ATCAACCCATTGAATTGGAGGATGATGTTTGGAGCCTTCCGACATCATGGTTGGAATTGAACTCGGAAGACAAACCGGGTAATGGTGATTTTGTGTACGTATCTGAGATCGTCCGAGCTTCGAGTTGTTTACCGGAGGACACCGATATCTTCCAGTTACTAGAGAAGCAGCAGTACCTCAAACGGAAGGACACATCCAAGGTTTCGAGACTCCGGAGAAGGCTTATTTTCGATACCATCAACGAAATCCTCGATCGTAACAGACAATTACCGCCTTGGAAGTCGAATTCCTGGGCGAACTGTTCCATTTCGTTGAGGCAAGTATGGTCCGAATTCCGGAGGATTCGGGAGATCGGGGATGCATCGGAGGACTTGTTCGAGGTGATTTGCGGCGTGCTGAGGAAGGATTTTATGGTGGATGGCAGCAGTGGATGGGTGGATCGCCCGATCGAGATGTCAGAATCCGTTTTGGACGTCGAACGGCTGATATTCAAGGATTTGATCGGCGAGACCATCCGGGATCTCGCTGCTTTTTCCGGGAATTGCGATAACGTGGAGGCGCCGCGAAGGAGGTTGGTGTTTTGA